In Astyanax mexicanus isolate ESR-SI-001 chromosome 17, AstMex3_surface, whole genome shotgun sequence, a single window of DNA contains:
- the ppp2r2bb gene encoding protein phosphatase 2, regulatory subunit B, beta b isoform X4: MDLMVEATPRRVFSNAHTYHINSISVNSDYETYMSTDDLRINLWNLEITNRSFNIVDIKPSNMEELTEVITAAEFHPNHCNTFVYSSSKGSIRLCDMRAAALCDNHSKFFEEPEDPSNRSFFSEIISSISDVKFSHSGRYLMTRDYLTVKVWDLNMENKPLETYQVHDYLRSKLCSLYENDCIFDKFECVWNGTDSVLMTGSYNNFFRMFDRNTKRDVTLEASRENSKPRAILKPRKVCVGGKRRKDEISVDSLDFSKKILHTAWHPSENIIAVAATNNLYIFQDKVN; this comes from the exons ATGGATCTGATGGTGGAGGCGACGCCTCGCCGAGTGTTCTCCAACGCCCACACCTACCACATCAACTCCATCTCCGTCAACAGCGACTACGAGACCTACATGTCCACAGACGACCTGAGGATCAACCTGTGGAACCTGGAGATCACCAACCGGAGCTTCA ATATTGTGGACATTAAACCTTCGAACATGGAGGAGCTGACTGAAGTGATCACTGCAGCCGAGTTCCATCCAAACCACTGCAACACCTTCGTCTACAGCAGCAGCAAGGGCTCCATCCGGCTGTGCGACATGCGGGCGGCTGCACTCTGCGACAACCACTCCAAAT TCTTTGAGGAGCCAGAAGACCCCAGTAATCGCTCCTTCTTCTCCGAGATCATCTCCTCCATCTCAGACGTGAAGTTCAGCCACAGCGGCCGCTACCTGATGACCCGCGACTACCTCACCGTCAAGGTGTGGGACCTCAACATGGAGAACAAACCCCTGGAGACCTATCAG GTTCACGACTACCTGAGGAGTAAGCTGTGCTCCCTCTACGAGAACGACTGTATCTTTGACAAGTTTGAATGTGTCTGGAACGGAACGGACAG CGTCCTCATGACCGGCTCCTACAACAACTTCTTCCGGATGTTCGACCGCAACACTAAACGAGACGTAACGCTGGAAGCCTCGCGGGAAAACAGCAAACCTCGGGCCATCCTGAAGCCGCGGAAAGTCTGTGTCGGCGGCAAGCGGCGTAAAGACGAGATCAGCGTGGACAGCCTAGACTTCAGCAAGAAGATCCTCCACACGGCCTGGCACCCATCTGAGAACATCATCGCCGTCGCTGCAACAAACAACCTCTACATCTTCCAGGATAAAGTCAACTAG